Proteins from a genomic interval of Poecile atricapillus isolate bPoeAtr1 chromosome 1, bPoeAtr1.hap1, whole genome shotgun sequence:
- the GPR68 gene encoding ovarian cancer G-protein coupled receptor 1 codes for MANFTENVTEKCNINHDIHETLSPVVYIFVFILGLPANCLSLYYGYLQIKAKNELGIYLCNLTIADLLYIFSLPFWLQYALQHDNWTYDELLCKVCGIILYENIYISVGFLCCISIDRYLAVVHPFRFQRFRTMKAAAIVSIIIWAKEIMTCCFVFTHGEISMDAESHLVCFEHYPIKKWEHNVNYYRFSAGFLFPFFLLAFSYCGILRVVHKSPGTQKKKKIQIKRLVSSTVCIFLVCFGPYHILLVVRSLLENNCSFAEKIFNVYHISLLLTTFNCVADPVLYCFSSESTYQNFVKMRDSCLTCLGHQSTETKESYPLNTTEPPNRTQHEQQPGLLQIPLDGAGMKDCFTTSVDSL; via the coding sequence ATGGCAAATTTCACAGAGAATGTGACTGAGAAGTGCAATATTAATCATGATATCCACGAGACATTATCCCCTGTGGTGTACATATTTGTGTTTATATTAGGCTTGCCAGCTAACTGCCTGTCACTGTACTATGGGTATTTACAGATCAAAGCTAAAAATGAATTAGGTATCTACCTTTGCAATTTGACTATAGCAGACCTGCTGTACatattttctttgcctttttggCTTCAGTATGCTTTACAGCATGACAACTGGACCTATGATGAGCTGCTGTGCAAAGTTTGTGGCATCATCCTGTATGAGAATATCTACATCAGCGTGGGCTTCCTGTGCTGCATCTCCATCGATCGCTACCTGGCTGTAGTGCATCCCTTTCGGTTTCAGCGCTTTCGGACCATGAAGGCTGCTGCCATTGTGAGCATCATTATCTGGGCCAAAGAAATTATGACATGCTGCTTTGTCTTCACACACGGGGAGATCAGTATGGATGCTGAGAGCCACTTGGTGTGCTTTGAGCATTACCCCATCAAGAAATGGGAGCACAATGTCAATTACTACCGCTTCTCTGCTggcttccttttccccttctttctgcTGGCCTTTTCCTACTGTGGGATTTTACGAGTTGTCCACAAGAGTCCCGGCACccaaaagaagaagaaaatccaaattaaaagaCTGGTTTCAAGCActgtttgcatatttttagtctGTTTTGGACCATACCACATCCTACTCGTGGTTCGTAGCTTGTTGGAGAACAACTGCTCATTTgctgagaaaatatttaatgtttatcATATTTCTCTCCTGTTAACTACTTTTAACTGTGTTGCTGACCCAGTATTGTACTGTTTTTCCAGTGAAAGCACTTACCAGAACTTTGTCAAGATGAGAGACTCTTGTCTAACGTGTTTAGGCCATCAGAGTACTGAGACGAAGGAATCCTATCCACTGAACACTACTGAACCTCCCAACAGAACACAGCATGAGCAACAGCCAGGGTTATTACAAATACCTCTTGATGGTGCTGGAATGAAGGACTGCTTCACAACTAGTGTAGACAGCCTATAG